In a single window of the Bradyrhizobium erythrophlei genome:
- a CDS encoding SMP-30/gluconolactonase/LRE family protein → MSSVRVLATGLEFPEGPVVMPDGSVVLVEIRGRRLTRVWPDGRKEVVAEIPGGPNGAAIGPDGKCYICNNGGFSWMPSRGTMMPGAPEPHEYIGGSIQRVDLTTGKVETLFDKCGEHPLKGPNDLVFDKHGGLWFTDLGKRRARDMDVGAFYYMKPGAGEVVEGGFGMLPANGIGLSPDEKTVYVAETPTARLWAFDLSEPGEVKPRDVIYRGERGKPIAGLGGYQMFDSLAVEACGNVCVATLISGCISVIAPDGSIVEQVPTGDRVTTNIAFGGPELKTAYITLSGKGELIAMDWPRSGLPLNFLNK, encoded by the coding sequence ATGTCCAGCGTTCGCGTACTCGCCACCGGTCTCGAATTCCCGGAAGGGCCGGTGGTGATGCCGGATGGATCGGTGGTGCTGGTCGAAATCCGCGGCCGGCGGCTGACCCGGGTGTGGCCGGACGGCCGCAAGGAGGTGGTCGCGGAAATTCCCGGCGGCCCCAATGGCGCGGCGATCGGCCCCGACGGCAAATGCTATATCTGCAATAACGGCGGTTTCAGCTGGATGCCCTCGCGCGGCACCATGATGCCGGGCGCGCCCGAACCGCATGAATATATCGGCGGCTCGATCCAGCGCGTCGATCTCACAACCGGCAAGGTCGAAACCCTGTTCGACAAATGCGGCGAGCATCCCTTGAAGGGGCCGAACGATCTGGTGTTCGACAAGCACGGCGGGCTCTGGTTCACGGATTTGGGCAAGCGCCGCGCCCGCGACATGGATGTCGGCGCATTCTATTACATGAAGCCCGGCGCCGGCGAGGTGGTCGAAGGCGGCTTCGGCATGCTGCCCGCCAACGGTATCGGATTGTCGCCGGACGAGAAGACGGTTTACGTCGCGGAGACGCCGACGGCGCGGCTGTGGGCGTTCGACCTGTCCGAGCCGGGCGAGGTCAAGCCGCGCGACGTGATCTATCGCGGCGAACGCGGCAAGCCGATCGCGGGGCTCGGCGGCTACCAGATGTTCGACTCGCTGGCGGTGGAAGCTTGCGGCAATGTCTGCGTGGCGACGCTGATCTCGGGTTGCATTTCCGTGATCGCGCCCGACGGCAGCATCGTCGAGCAGGTACCGACCGGCGACCGCGTCACCACCAACATCGCCTTCGGCGGTCCGGAACTGAAGACCGCCTACA
- a CDS encoding AraC family transcriptional regulator: protein MNPAQKALWFIESHLAGELTLDEIAGVGGVSRFHMVRAFVAATGLPVMRYVRARRLSEAARALAGGAPDILNVALDADYGSHEAFTRAFRDHFGVTPEAVRSSACLDNLRLQEPILMNSTLTDNLQPPRFETGKPMLVAGIGERYNHENGAGIPGQWQRFNQSVENIPGRVGQVAYGVCCNGDDAGNFDYISGVEVSDFSDLPREFSRVRIPEAKYAVFTHRDHISTIRRTINTIWNHWLPASGLKAADAPSFERYDENFDPLTGNGGLEIWMPVRE, encoded by the coding sequence ATGAATCCTGCCCAGAAGGCGCTCTGGTTCATCGAAAGCCATCTCGCCGGCGAACTGACCCTCGACGAAATCGCCGGCGTCGGTGGCGTTTCGCGCTTTCACATGGTGCGGGCGTTCGTCGCCGCGACGGGGCTCCCGGTCATGCGCTATGTGCGTGCCCGGCGCCTCAGCGAGGCGGCGCGTGCGCTCGCGGGCGGCGCGCCCGATATCCTCAATGTCGCGCTGGACGCGGATTACGGCTCTCACGAAGCATTCACCCGCGCGTTCCGCGACCATTTCGGGGTCACGCCCGAAGCGGTTCGCAGTTCGGCGTGCCTCGATAACCTCAGGCTTCAGGAGCCGATCCTCATGAATTCAACCCTCACAGACAATCTTCAGCCGCCGCGTTTTGAGACCGGCAAGCCGATGCTCGTCGCAGGTATTGGCGAGCGCTATAACCATGAGAACGGGGCCGGCATTCCCGGCCAATGGCAGCGCTTCAATCAGTCCGTAGAGAATATTCCCGGCCGGGTCGGGCAGGTCGCCTACGGCGTCTGCTGCAACGGCGATGACGCCGGAAATTTCGATTATATCTCGGGCGTCGAGGTATCCGACTTCTCCGACCTGCCGCGCGAGTTCAGCCGGGTTCGGATCCCCGAAGCGAAATACGCGGTCTTCACCCACCGCGACCACATTTCGACCATCCGCCGCACCATCAACACGATCTGGAATCACTGGCTGCCGGCGTCGGGGCTGAAGGCCGCCGACGCGCCCAGCTTCGAACGTTACGACGAGAATTTCGATCCGCTCACCGGCAATGGCGGCCTGGAGATTTGGATGCCGGTCAGGGAGTAG